A DNA window from uncultured Methanoregula sp. contains the following coding sequences:
- a CDS encoding cysteine desulfurase family protein, with protein MEIKRPIYMDHHATTPVDPRVLQEMLPYFSETFGNAGSIDHMYGAVAADAVKKAREQCAHILNSSSDEIYFTSGATESDNIAILGVADQYASKGDHIITCVTEHKAVLDTCKYLQKTGKSVTFLPVDKYGLVDPSTVEAAITDKTVLISIMTANNEIGTIAPIKEIGKIAHDHGVIFHTDAAQAVGHIPMDVKKMNIDLLSFSGHKIYGPKGIGGLYIRSSSPRVKLSPVMFGGGQEKGVRSGTLNVPGIVGIGKALEITGKEMGNAEKQYRQWTTQMFDAFKEAYPSILLNGHPSKRLAHNLNVCFPGIESKALIHLLKDDLAISAGSACTTMSVEPSHVLLAIGRTVEESHTAVRFGLGRGNTHDDLQNAIARVEIFAKKLQNW; from the coding sequence ATGGAAATTAAGCGGCCCATCTATATGGATCATCACGCAACAACACCTGTAGATCCCCGCGTACTTCAGGAAATGCTTCCCTATTTTTCCGAAACGTTCGGAAATGCCGGAAGTATCGATCATATGTATGGGGCGGTTGCAGCGGATGCAGTGAAGAAAGCCCGGGAACAGTGCGCACATATCCTCAACAGTTCCTCCGATGAAATATATTTTACAAGCGGGGCGACGGAGTCCGATAATATTGCTATCCTTGGAGTTGCTGATCAGTATGCATCGAAAGGCGATCACATTATCACCTGCGTCACCGAGCACAAAGCGGTTCTCGATACATGTAAATATCTCCAGAAAACCGGAAAATCCGTGACTTTTTTGCCGGTTGATAAGTACGGGCTTGTTGATCCTTCAACAGTTGAAGCCGCTATCACTGACAAGACAGTACTGATCTCCATCATGACCGCGAACAATGAGATCGGTACGATTGCTCCTATCAAAGAGATCGGAAAGATCGCTCACGACCATGGCGTGATCTTCCACACCGATGCAGCGCAGGCAGTCGGTCACATCCCGATGGATGTGAAGAAGATGAACATCGATCTTTTGTCGTTTTCCGGTCACAAGATCTACGGGCCTAAAGGTATCGGCGGCCTGTATATCCGGAGCAGCAGTCCCCGCGTGAAACTTTCACCGGTTATGTTTGGCGGAGGGCAGGAGAAGGGAGTTCGTTCCGGAACCCTGAATGTGCCGGGTATTGTCGGAATTGGGAAAGCGCTTGAGATTACCGGGAAGGAGATGGGCAACGCAGAGAAGCAGTACCGGCAGTGGACAACGCAGATGTTCGATGCGTTCAAAGAGGCGTATCCATCAATCCTTCTCAATGGACATCCATCCAAACGGCTCGCTCACAATCTGAATGTCTGTTTCCCCGGCATCGAGAGCAAGGCATTGATCCATCTACTGAAGGATGATCTGGCAATCTCAGCCGGGTCTGCGTGTACGACAATGAGTGTTGAGCCATCACATGTATTACTCGCAATTGGGCGGACGGTTGAAGAATCGCATACAGCGGTGCGGTTTGGGTTGGGGAGAGGGAATACCCATGACGATCTGCAAAATGCAATTGCTCGTGTAGAGATTTTTGCCAAAAAATTGCAAAATTGGTGA
- a CDS encoding PAS domain S-box protein: MYRVLYVDDEPALLEIGRLFLEQSGEFEVDTLISAKEALDSPDLSAYDAIVSDYQMPEMDGIEFLKTVRERLGNLPFILFTGRGREEVVIEAINAGADFYLQKGGAPAAQFAELAQKIRQAAGRRKAEAAHSESEKRFRELADLLPRGIYEAGTDGTLSYANRQALEMFGYAGEDIAGINILSAIAPVDRERVSLAFKKIGEQESAEKTSMEYLALRKDNSTFPIAVFSSPIIRNGTVAGIRGILMDITEQKSVAEDLKKSHTLLEEAMDLAHLVSWEYDYRTRQFLFSDRFYALYGTSSGREGGYHMSFETYVREFIHPEDRDKVLLWVRRARATSDPEYESQIEHRIIRRDGGIRHILVQDKVLLDAEGNIVKIYGVNQDITDRKMAEEQLRKSEEKFRGMAERSPDLILIVNKEMSVTYASPSAGAILGYEPEELTGMTREFAARMIFPNSLTDFNAPVQPAMAGATIEKTGLKITKKDGSSAWVEIHAVPVLQDGIFDGAQITLRDVTAKVQAEIALRESEKQFAALFRNSPVSLALISVKDATFVDVNEIFLINSGFSREEVLGKTSGELGLFEDPADYEQIVATLQARREIKDMEVKFRIKSGEIQTCLYSSGYVILNGEPYVISNVENITGRRNTEEALRKSEEMFRSFVENASDIIFSLALDGIFTYVSPNWTELMGHDTCEIIGKHPSLFIHPEDFPKNQEFFRRAISTGKKTGGLEYRIRHKNGTWQWHSMTLSPVFDSGGRVVAVQGIGHDITDRKNAEIALRIANRQLHLLTGITRHDINNKVAIILGFLGMAKMNAEDPKQRSMMEKIESATLAIRSQVEFTRVYQDLGTREPQWLVLDGILPRRYVPPSITFTTGLDGISVLADPMLEKVFFNLLDNSIRHGERVSEIRVTSHPSDKDLIVVWEDNGVGIVENEKELIFERGFGKNTGLGMFLVREILTLTGITIRETGVPGTGARFEIRVPAGFFRT; this comes from the coding sequence ATGTATCGCGTTCTTTACGTTGATGACGAACCCGCGCTCCTCGAGATCGGCCGGCTCTTTTTGGAACAGTCCGGTGAGTTCGAAGTCGACACCCTCATCTCGGCGAAGGAAGCCCTGGACTCCCCCGATCTTTCTGCCTATGACGCGATAGTCTCGGACTACCAGATGCCGGAAATGGATGGGATTGAATTTTTGAAAACCGTCCGGGAACGGCTGGGGAATCTCCCGTTCATTCTCTTCACCGGCCGGGGCCGGGAAGAGGTGGTGATCGAGGCCATTAATGCCGGAGCCGACTTTTACCTGCAGAAAGGCGGGGCCCCGGCCGCCCAGTTTGCCGAGCTTGCCCAGAAGATCCGCCAGGCTGCCGGACGCAGGAAAGCCGAGGCGGCGCACAGTGAGAGCGAGAAGAGGTTCCGGGAGCTTGCAGACCTGCTCCCCCGGGGCATCTACGAAGCAGGTACTGATGGAACGCTCAGCTATGCCAACCGCCAGGCCCTGGAGATGTTCGGATATGCCGGCGAGGATATCGCGGGAATCAATATCCTGTCCGCAATAGCTCCTGTGGACCGGGAGCGGGTCAGCCTGGCTTTCAAAAAAATCGGAGAACAGGAATCTGCCGAAAAAACTTCCATGGAGTACCTGGCCCTGCGAAAGGACAACAGCACATTCCCGATCGCAGTATTCTCATCGCCGATCATCAGGAACGGCACGGTTGCCGGGATACGCGGCATCCTCATGGATATCACGGAACAGAAAAGTGTAGCGGAAGACCTCAAAAAAAGCCATACCCTGCTCGAAGAGGCAATGGATCTCGCACACCTGGTGAGCTGGGAATATGATTACCGGACAAGACAGTTCCTCTTCAGTGACCGGTTTTACGCCCTGTACGGTACGAGCTCCGGACGGGAAGGCGGCTACCATATGTCGTTTGAAACGTACGTCCGGGAGTTCATTCACCCGGAAGATCGCGACAAGGTCCTTTTATGGGTGAGACGTGCCAGGGCAACTTCTGATCCGGAGTACGAGTCCCAGATAGAACACCGGATCATCCGGAGGGATGGCGGAATCCGCCACATCCTGGTCCAGGATAAAGTCCTGCTGGATGCAGAAGGCAATATTGTCAAGATCTATGGCGTGAACCAGGATATCACCGACCGGAAGATGGCTGAGGAGCAGCTCCGAAAGAGCGAAGAAAAGTTCCGCGGCATGGCCGAGCGGTCTCCTGACCTGATCCTCATCGTCAATAAGGAGATGAGTGTCACGTACGCCTCCCCGTCCGCCGGGGCAATTCTCGGGTATGAACCGGAAGAACTCACAGGTATGACCCGCGAGTTTGCAGCCCGGATGATCTTCCCGAACAGTCTTACCGATTTCAATGCCCCGGTACAGCCCGCAATGGCTGGGGCAACGATCGAGAAGACCGGGCTGAAGATAACCAAAAAGGACGGGAGCTCTGCCTGGGTGGAGATTCACGCGGTCCCGGTCCTGCAGGATGGCATCTTCGATGGCGCCCAGATCACCCTCCGGGATGTCACTGCGAAAGTTCAAGCAGAAATTGCATTGCGGGAATCGGAGAAGCAGTTTGCCGCCCTCTTCCGGAACAGCCCGGTCTCGCTTGCCCTCATTTCGGTAAAGGATGCGACGTTTGTTGACGTCAACGAGATCTTCCTTATCAATTCCGGTTTTTCCCGTGAGGAGGTTTTAGGGAAAACTTCTGGAGAGCTCGGCCTTTTTGAAGACCCTGCTGATTACGAACAGATTGTCGCGACCCTCCAAGCCCGCCGGGAGATAAAAGATATGGAAGTGAAGTTCCGGATAAAGTCCGGAGAGATCCAGACCTGCCTGTACTCATCGGGCTATGTCATCCTGAATGGCGAACCCTATGTTATCTCAAATGTCGAGAACATCACCGGGCGGAGGAACACCGAGGAGGCGCTCAGGAAGAGCGAGGAGATGTTCCGATCGTTTGTGGAGAATGCAAGCGATATCATATTCTCGCTGGCGCTGGACGGAATATTCACGTATGTCTCCCCGAACTGGACCGAACTGATGGGGCACGATACCTGCGAAATTATCGGAAAACACCCATCTCTCTTCATCCATCCCGAGGATTTTCCCAAAAACCAGGAATTCTTCCGGCGGGCAATCTCCACCGGCAAAAAGACGGGCGGGCTCGAGTACCGGATACGGCACAAGAACGGTACCTGGCAATGGCATTCCATGACCCTCTCTCCCGTTTTCGATTCCGGTGGCAGGGTAGTTGCAGTCCAGGGTATCGGTCATGATATCACCGACCGGAAGAATGCTGAAATTGCCCTCAGGATTGCCAACCGGCAGCTGCACCTGCTCACCGGCATCACCCGGCATGACATCAACAACAAGGTTGCCATAATCCTCGGTTTCCTGGGCATGGCCAAAATGAATGCCGAAGATCCAAAGCAGCGTTCGATGATGGAAAAGATCGAATCCGCCACACTGGCGATCCGGTCCCAGGTCGAGTTTACCCGGGTGTACCAGGATCTCGGCACCCGGGAGCCGCAATGGCTGGTTCTCGACGGGATCCTGCCCCGCCGGTATGTTCCGCCGTCAATCACCTTCACAACCGGCCTTGACGGTATTTCCGTGCTGGCCGATCCCATGCTCGAGAAAGTTTTTTTCAATCT
- the dndE gene encoding DNA sulfur modification protein DndE yields MNGSSNFYRLRISEKATFRLNQLKGKTGLTPNILCRIAICYSLNDPAIPNPAEYDEKGQELNRYTLTGEWDTFFIALVKERCIHDNLDPESDLYDQLRAHLNRGVFGIFPQIKSLGDFTILLKHQAAGIKSGMLSEERSHGN; encoded by the coding sequence ATGAACGGAAGCAGCAATTTCTACCGTCTCCGCATTAGTGAGAAAGCAACCTTCCGACTGAATCAGCTCAAAGGAAAAACTGGGTTAACACCAAATATTCTCTGTCGTATTGCAATTTGTTATTCTCTTAATGATCCGGCAATACCCAATCCTGCGGAATATGATGAGAAAGGCCAGGAACTAAACCGATACACGCTAACCGGCGAATGGGATACATTTTTTATTGCTCTCGTGAAAGAACGATGTATCCACGACAACCTGGATCCGGAGAGTGATCTTTACGATCAGCTTCGGGCACACCTCAACCGGGGTGTCTTCGGGATCTTCCCACAAATCAAGAGTCTTGGAGATTTCACGATCCTCCTAAAGCATCAGGCTGCAGGGATTAAATCCGGTATGTTGTCTGAGGAGCGTTCGCATGGAAATTAA
- a CDS encoding type II toxin-antitoxin system HicA family toxin codes for MLSWKDLLRVFSKLGYHLVRQRGSHAQLKCITPAGEHTITIPLHDEIATGTLNDIISRVSIWKGISKDELIRMLK; via the coding sequence TTGTTGAGCTGGAAAGATCTGCTCAGGGTCTTTTCAAAACTGGGGTATCATCTCGTCCGGCAGCGGGGCAGTCATGCACAGCTCAAATGCATTACACCTGCCGGAGAGCATACCATTACGATTCCACTGCACGATGAGATTGCCACGGGAACACTGAATGATATTATTTCCAGAGTCTCCATCTGGAAAGGAATATCAAAAGATGAATTGATCCGGATGCTCAAATAA
- a CDS encoding DUF2202 domain-containing protein, producing MPRSLIIGILLLVCLLAAAAGCTGQPAGRVVVTPAETIPVPDSNATVKTFSAISQAPLNETEKADILRLQEDQKYITDLNAILATQHPEITVFSNISRASAAYQASDNVILQRYGIASPEKAAAGEFSSGKLQAVTDNDINTGSNSVRDALLVSARAEELHIVDLESAIGRTDNPDLRFIYRQELVSARNNLRTLSEWITVYKTVFYPAYITVDYYKNLTSTPYEQVLQK from the coding sequence ATGCCCCGGTCTCTCATAATCGGAATCCTGCTTCTCGTATGCCTGCTGGCTGCCGCAGCGGGATGTACCGGCCAGCCGGCCGGCAGGGTCGTTGTCACCCCGGCGGAGACGATCCCCGTCCCGGACAGCAACGCGACCGTAAAAACTTTCAGTGCCATCTCGCAGGCCCCGCTCAATGAAACGGAAAAGGCCGATATCCTCCGGCTGCAGGAAGACCAGAAATATATCACCGATCTCAACGCGATCCTCGCCACCCAGCACCCGGAAATTACGGTATTTTCAAACATCTCCCGTGCATCGGCAGCCTACCAGGCATCCGACAACGTAATCCTCCAGCGGTACGGCATCGCATCCCCCGAGAAGGCTGCTGCCGGCGAGTTCTCGAGCGGAAAACTGCAGGCCGTGACGGACAATGACATCAATACCGGCAGCAACTCTGTCCGGGACGCGCTTCTCGTGAGTGCAAGGGCAGAAGAGCTGCATATCGTTGATCTGGAATCCGCGATCGGCCGGACCGATAATCCCGATCTCCGGTTCATCTACCGGCAGGAGCTCGTCTCAGCCCGCAACAACCTCCGGACACTCAGCGAGTGGATTACCGTGTACAAGACGGTCTTTTATCCTGCCTACATCACGGTGGATTATTACAAAAACCTGACCAGCACGCCCTACGAGCAGGTCCTGCAAAAATAA
- the dndC gene encoding DNA phosphorothioation system sulfurtransferase DndC — translation MTAQHTLNGKKISVFDKKGLTNLHKEIQEVYLSDNRPWVIGYSGGKDSTTALQLVWYALAELPEEKRTKTIFVISSDTLVETPVIVDYITNTLDRINKTAIEQKMPIKAFKLTPRIIDSFWVNLLGKGYPAPSTQFRWCTERLKIRTADRFILESVTKYGEVVMILGVRKGESQTRDSVMDQYKIEGSKLSHHSRFPQSYVYTPIEEFSVEDVWTYLLQKSSPWGNSNRDLLALYKSASDGDCPLVVDKDTTPCGNSRFGCWVCTVVQKDRSMTALIESGEDWLEPLLEFRNELAETQIPEKKQKYRDHIRMNGKVKWMEKGDTREIIRGPYKFNYCKELLEKLLIAQQSVRKNGPNPNFSLILPEELFEIRRIWMTQRSDWDDSVAKIYQKVTGKTLDWTKDDLGSFSKAEQELLQKICDSKKLPLHLVTRLIDVEQQMQGMTKRSSIYNRLGEVLSQDWLTEEEAKNQIANPKTIDKKRRGLRLE, via the coding sequence ATGACGGCCCAACATACCCTTAATGGCAAGAAAATTTCTGTCTTCGATAAGAAGGGTCTGACCAATCTCCATAAAGAAATTCAGGAAGTCTATCTGAGTGATAATCGCCCCTGGGTTATTGGTTACAGTGGAGGGAAGGATTCAACAACAGCGCTCCAGTTGGTCTGGTATGCACTCGCAGAATTACCGGAAGAGAAACGAACAAAAACAATTTTTGTTATCTCTTCTGATACGCTGGTGGAAACTCCGGTGATTGTAGATTATATCACAAACACACTTGATCGGATCAACAAGACCGCAATCGAACAAAAAATGCCAATCAAAGCATTCAAACTCACGCCCCGTATCATTGACTCTTTCTGGGTGAACCTCCTCGGTAAAGGATATCCTGCCCCGAGCACTCAGTTCCGCTGGTGTACCGAACGGCTGAAGATTCGTACCGCTGACCGGTTTATTTTGGAAAGTGTCACAAAATATGGCGAAGTAGTGATGATTCTTGGCGTGCGGAAAGGAGAGAGCCAGACTCGTGATTCGGTCATGGATCAGTACAAGATTGAAGGGTCGAAATTATCACATCACTCAAGATTTCCTCAATCTTATGTATATACCCCCATTGAGGAGTTTTCGGTCGAAGATGTCTGGACATATCTATTACAGAAATCATCCCCCTGGGGGAATAGTAACCGAGATCTCCTTGCTCTGTACAAGAGTGCTTCGGATGGGGATTGTCCGCTTGTAGTGGATAAGGACACGACACCCTGTGGCAACAGCCGTTTCGGCTGCTGGGTCTGCACAGTAGTCCAGAAAGACCGAAGTATGACCGCACTCATCGAGAGTGGAGAGGATTGGCTAGAGCCACTTCTGGAATTCCGCAATGAACTTGCCGAAACCCAGATTCCTGAAAAGAAACAAAAATATCGCGATCATATACGGATGAATGGGAAAGTAAAATGGATGGAAAAGGGGGATACGCGAGAAATCATAAGAGGACCTTACAAGTTTAACTATTGTAAAGAATTACTTGAAAAACTCTTAATCGCTCAACAAAGTGTACGGAAGAATGGACCTAATCCGAACTTTTCACTCATTCTTCCAGAAGAGCTTTTTGAGATTAGAAGGATTTGGATGACTCAGCGGAGTGACTGGGATGATTCCGTCGCGAAAATATACCAAAAAGTAACTGGAAAAACACTTGATTGGACCAAAGATGACCTTGGATCATTCTCCAAAGCCGAACAGGAATTATTGCAGAAGATCTGTGATTCTAAAAAACTCCCGCTCCATCTTGTAACAAGACTGATCGATGTTGAACAGCAAATGCAAGGAATGACAAAACGATCCTCGATTTATAACCGACTAGGAGAGGTACTCTCACAAGATTGGTTGACTGAGGAAGAGGCAAAGAACCAAATTGCAAACCCGAAAACGATTGATAAAAAACGCCGAGGTCTTCGGCTTGAGTGA
- the dndB gene encoding DNA sulfur modification protein DndB, with protein MKSTAPEESEDLDTAVYSFPAIRGMQAGREYYSAMVQLKLIPAIFRFNESEVPPQIRSQRVLNQARIPEIANYIVNNPRDYVFSSISASISDGRVKFISVDPKNPASKLGKLIIPMEAKVLINDGQHRRAAIEVALVERPDLGNETISVVFFIDAGLKRSQQMFSDLNRHAVRPTKSISILYDSREAFAQSVREMSNTLPIFKDLTEFEKTSISNRSRKMFTLSTIYQGTASLLGKKSKVKKITHEEEKLACEYWNEVAKNIPDWQLLIRGEVASSSLRNDFVHAHGIALHALGIVGHYLIEEYPDVWKEQLKKLHVIDWSRSNQKVWEGRAMINGRITKNQMNLALTANYLKQKLKISLTPDEEEIERKFLKQYPESVQ; from the coding sequence ATGAAATCTACGGCGCCAGAAGAGAGTGAAGATCTGGACACCGCAGTATATTCTTTTCCAGCAATACGCGGTATGCAAGCGGGACGAGAATATTATTCTGCAATGGTGCAGCTCAAGCTGATCCCAGCAATCTTTCGCTTTAATGAATCAGAAGTACCTCCCCAAATTCGTTCACAAAGAGTATTAAATCAGGCCAGAATTCCAGAAATTGCAAACTATATCGTGAATAATCCCAGGGATTATGTTTTTTCATCAATATCTGCTTCAATAAGTGATGGCCGTGTAAAATTCATATCAGTAGATCCAAAAAATCCTGCAAGCAAACTTGGAAAACTCATTATTCCCATGGAAGCGAAAGTCCTCATTAATGACGGACAGCACCGGAGGGCTGCTATTGAAGTTGCCCTTGTTGAACGTCCAGACCTCGGCAATGAAACAATCTCAGTTGTTTTCTTCATTGATGCAGGCCTGAAACGCAGTCAACAAATGTTCTCTGATTTGAATCGACATGCAGTACGACCAACAAAGTCTATCAGTATACTCTATGATTCCCGAGAAGCGTTTGCCCAATCTGTGCGAGAAATGTCCAATACACTTCCGATCTTCAAAGATCTCACGGAATTTGAAAAAACATCTATCTCGAATCGTTCGAGAAAAATGTTTACGCTCTCAACCATCTACCAAGGTACTGCTTCGCTATTGGGAAAGAAATCTAAAGTGAAAAAGATCACTCATGAAGAAGAAAAACTCGCTTGTGAATATTGGAATGAAGTGGCTAAGAATATCCCGGATTGGCAGCTATTAATCCGTGGTGAAGTTGCTAGTAGTTCACTTCGAAATGACTTTGTTCATGCACATGGTATCGCACTTCATGCGCTGGGTATTGTTGGTCATTATCTCATCGAAGAATATCCCGATGTATGGAAAGAGCAATTGAAAAAACTCCATGTAATTGATTGGTCACGTTCTAATCAGAAAGTCTGGGAAGGTCGAGCAATGATCAATGGTAGGATTACAAAAAATCAGATGAATCTTGCTTTAACTGCCAATTACCTTAAACAGAAACTGAAAATTTCACTCACCCCAGATGAAGAAGAGATCGAGCGAAAATTCCTAAAACAATATCCTGAGTCGGTACAATGA
- the dndD gene encoding DNA sulfur modification protein DndD, which translates to MLLHSLILENIRIFKGKNILDFTPVHTSNSQKPIILIGGKNGAGKTTLFESILLCLYGQKAPGSRMTNPKYEQYIRQMVPRSKKDEPGLLPAIEVVFDFTHSGLRQTYHIRREWIFTPKFSEKMTIKRNGEILQDLEVDQWQDLLNELIPPRFARLFLFDGEKIQNLVEENAENIYLRDSFKSLLGLDLIDRLKADLGIYLSHNLKGSELTAIGTRLEEIQTEIVTIDGEKEKIEQERAQVQSKSDQIRGDIDRQEQIVASEGGSFARKREEVKKEKIRLDHEILKTQNEIRDLCAGLFPFSISPHYCTILKKHLIEEDSVQSRIRSQEIIHANIGELNKIIESPAFWADISVAETQKAKMRYKLINLMRQQLTTDYEVKKKPLVHHLSQYEYLQLIRWIDESMKSVPKKMEDLSDHLEKLSVQRQKVEEKITRAPSDEIIAPHITKLNELNQSLGRFTEQIHSFDEKIRQLDLKHTDLDRKKAKVEEEIQGAKGGSRRIEIIRNVTAVLTEYSKELQQQKIYQLGDNILACFNRLIRKDDYVRNILIDENYNITLFEPDGHVIPKDLLSAGEKEIFAVSLLWGLTLTSGRQLPFIIDTPLGRLDSEHRGNLVMDFFQHAGDQMIIFSTDTEIDKEYFRVLQPHIARAYHLDYNKKERHTSISPGYFWQEAES; encoded by the coding sequence ATGTTACTTCATTCATTAATCTTGGAAAATATCCGAATCTTCAAGGGAAAAAACATTCTTGATTTTACACCAGTCCATACTTCAAATTCACAAAAACCAATAATACTGATTGGGGGGAAAAACGGTGCTGGTAAGACAACACTCTTTGAGTCCATCCTTCTTTGTCTCTATGGTCAGAAAGCCCCGGGAAGCCGAATGACCAATCCAAAATATGAGCAATATATTCGACAAATGGTTCCTCGCAGCAAAAAGGACGAGCCCGGATTACTCCCAGCTATTGAGGTAGTTTTTGATTTCACCCATTCGGGTCTTCGCCAGACCTATCATATTCGACGTGAATGGATATTTACTCCAAAGTTTTCGGAGAAAATGACCATCAAACGCAATGGAGAAATTCTCCAGGATCTCGAAGTAGATCAATGGCAGGATCTTTTAAATGAACTAATACCCCCAAGATTTGCTCGGCTATTTCTTTTCGATGGCGAAAAAATCCAGAACCTTGTAGAAGAAAATGCAGAGAATATCTATCTTCGGGATTCATTCAAATCCCTTCTCGGTCTGGACCTTATTGATCGACTTAAAGCAGATCTCGGTATTTACTTGAGCCATAATCTAAAAGGATCGGAACTGACTGCAATCGGTACGAGATTGGAAGAGATCCAAACGGAAATTGTTACAATTGACGGAGAGAAAGAAAAGATCGAGCAAGAAAGGGCCCAAGTTCAGAGCAAGAGCGATCAGATTCGTGGAGATATCGATCGGCAGGAACAGATCGTTGCTAGTGAAGGAGGAAGCTTTGCCCGGAAACGTGAGGAAGTAAAGAAGGAAAAAATTCGGTTGGATCACGAGATTTTAAAAACTCAGAATGAAATCCGCGATCTCTGTGCCGGATTATTTCCATTCTCGATTTCCCCTCACTACTGCACCATATTGAAAAAACATCTCATAGAAGAGGATTCGGTTCAGTCTCGGATACGTTCTCAAGAGATCATTCATGCTAATATCGGGGAACTGAACAAGATAATCGAATCCCCAGCATTCTGGGCTGATATTTCCGTGGCAGAGACGCAGAAAGCAAAAATGAGATATAAACTGATCAATCTTATGCGTCAGCAGCTGACGACCGATTATGAAGTAAAGAAAAAACCTCTTGTTCATCACCTTTCACAATACGAATATCTTCAGCTTATACGATGGATTGATGAATCCATGAAATCGGTCCCGAAAAAGATGGAGGACCTCTCTGATCATCTTGAGAAATTATCTGTCCAGCGTCAGAAGGTTGAAGAGAAGATTACCCGTGCACCATCAGATGAGATCATTGCTCCTCATATTACAAAACTCAATGAACTAAATCAGAGTCTCGGTCGATTTACCGAACAGATCCATTCTTTCGATGAAAAAATCCGGCAACTTGATCTCAAACACACCGATCTCGACAGGAAAAAAGCGAAAGTAGAGGAGGAGATTCAGGGTGCAAAAGGCGGGTCCCGTAGAATTGAGATTATCAGAAATGTCACTGCGGTTCTAACGGAATATTCAAAGGAACTTCAACAACAAAAAATTTACCAGTTAGGTGACAATATACTTGCCTGTTTTAATCGACTTATTCGAAAAGACGATTATGTCCGGAATATATTGATCGATGAAAATTACAACATTACACTATTTGAACCGGATGGGCATGTTATCCCAAAGGATCTTCTCTCTGCAGGAGAGAAAGAGATCTTTGCGGTCTCACTTCTCTGGGGACTCACATTGACTTCTGGCCGACAACTCCCGTTCATCATAGACACTCCTCTTGGCCGACTCGATAGCGAGCATCGAGGAAATCTCGTTATGGATTTCTTCCAGCACGCAGGTGACCAAATGATTATTTTTTCGACCGATACCGAAATTGATAAGGAATATTTCCGGGTTCTTCAGCCCCATATTGCCCGGGCTTATCATTTGGATTACAATAAAAAAGAGCGACACACCTCAATCTCTCCAGGATATTTCTGGCAGGAGGCGGAATCATGA
- a CDS encoding MBL fold metallo-hydrolase, with the protein MTSRLSLTVLVENSAPANRDLIGEDGLSFFIETEGTKILFDTGLSGLFLANAEKLATGLRDLDYVVLSHGHIDHTGGLPALSRHLAGTGPDTPPAKKPQLAAHPRCFWPKEKDGRMNGSAIGMDEAGQNFPLRLSGEPAWITDDLVFLGEIPRRFPFEEGTDGDRKIHRPDGTIVPDELIDDTALAFRSAEGLVVITGCSHAGICNITEYAREVCGEKRVADIIGGLHLVAPTPRRLQKTGKYLNRLHLNALHACHCTSPAVKNALAGYCPMQDVGVGMHFAW; encoded by the coding sequence ATGACTTCCCGGCTCTCCCTCACGGTCCTTGTGGAAAATTCCGCCCCGGCAAACCGGGATCTCATCGGCGAGGACGGGCTCTCGTTTTTCATCGAGACCGAAGGAACGAAGATCCTCTTCGATACCGGGCTGTCCGGCCTCTTCCTTGCAAATGCAGAAAAACTGGCAACCGGCCTGCGGGACCTGGACTATGTGGTCCTCTCCCACGGGCATATCGATCACACCGGTGGCCTTCCCGCACTTTCCCGGCACCTTGCCGGTACCGGGCCGGACACACCCCCGGCCAAAAAACCTCAACTGGCAGCCCACCCCCGGTGCTTCTGGCCAAAAGAAAAAGATGGCCGGATGAACGGATCCGCAATCGGCATGGACGAAGCCGGACAGAACTTCCCGCTCCGGTTGTCCGGGGAACCCGCCTGGATCACGGACGATCTTGTCTTCCTCGGGGAGATCCCACGGCGTTTTCCTTTCGAAGAGGGAACGGACGGGGACCGGAAGATTCACCGGCCCGATGGGACGATCGTGCCGGACGAGCTGATCGATGATACCGCTCTTGCGTTCCGGTCCGCAGAAGGCCTGGTCGTCATCACCGGCTGCTCGCATGCCGGGATCTGCAACATCACCGAGTACGCCCGCGAAGTCTGCGGCGAGAAGAGGGTCGCCGATATTATCGGGGGACTCCACCTCGTTGCTCCCACGCCCCGGCGGCTCCAGAAGACCGGGAAATACTTAAACCGCCTTCATCTCAATGCCCTGCATGCCTGCCACTGCACATCGCCTGCAGTAAAAAATGCGCTCGCCGGGTACTGCCCGATGCAGGATGTGGGCGTTGGCATGCACTTTGCATGGTAA